A region of the Longimicrobium sp. genome:
GCGGACGGGACGCTGGAGTTCCTGGGCCGCGGCGACGAGCAGGTGAAGGTGCGGGGCTACCGGATCGAGCCGGGCGAGGTCGAGGCGCGGCTGCTGGAGCACCCGGGGGTGCGCGAGGCGGTGGTGGTGGCGCGCGAGGACACGCCCGGCGACCGGCGGCTGGTGGCGTACTGCGTGGGCGCGGCCGGGGCGGTGGAGCCGGAGGCGCTGCGGCGGCACCTGGGCGAGCGGCTCCCGGAGCACATGGTTCCGGCGGCGTACGTGCGCCTGGAGGCGCTGCCGCTGACGCCGAACGGGAAGGTGGACCGGCGCGGGCTGCCGGCGCCGGAGGGCGACGCGTTCGCGCGGCGCGGCTACGAGGCGCCCGTGGGCGAGACCGAGGCGGCGCTGGCCGAGATCTGGTCCGAGCTGCTGGGCGTGGAGCGGGTGGGGCGGTGGGACAACTTCTTCAGGCTGGGCGGCCACTCGCTCCTGGCGCTCCGGCTCATCCAGCGGATGAAGCGGCGGGGGCTGCACGCGGGGATCCAGGCGCTGTTCGCCACCCCCACGCTGGTGGGGATGGCGGCCGCGGTGGGCGCCGAGCGGGCGGAGGTGGTGGTCCCCCCCAACCTGATCCCCGACCCGTCGGCGGACGCCCCCGAGACGGGATCCGAGAAGGTGGAGCTGTACCTGTGACGGCTGCGGCGCTCCGCAACCGGTGCGCGCGAGCGGGCGCACCGCGAACCCTCCAACCGGTGGAGAAGGCGTG
Encoded here:
- a CDS encoding phosphopantetheine-binding protein, giving the protein ADGTLEFLGRGDEQVKVRGYRIEPGEVEARLLEHPGVREAVVVAREDTPGDRRLVAYCVGAAGAVEPEALRRHLGERLPEHMVPAAYVRLEALPLTPNGKVDRRGLPAPEGDAFARRGYEAPVGETEAALAEIWSELLGVERVGRWDNFFRLGGHSLLALRLIQRMKRRGLHAGIQALFATPTLVGMAAAVGAERAEVVVPPNLIPDPSADAPETGSEKVELYL